gtttaattaaacaattatactaaaatattttgaaataagtcaatcatgtaactccttaataattatattgaaactgtgtacgataattttggttgaaaaacgacaattttaagacTCATGTACGATACTCTGGCAACCCTGGTCAATGTTGACATTTTGTTAAGATTCCGGACAAGTTTTTGGACAAATTTTTTCCCTGATGAATTTCTCTCTACAACAAGCTTGGCCAATTATAAGAAATGGCCAACGTCTACGAGTTAGAAGTCAGCAGTATGTCAGACAAATTaggtaatatgtcattttggattttATTATATAGTGAAAGTTGTTGATCATTGTAACCTGATACTCTATGTGAAGttagtttttattttacattaattataatGTTCCCTAAATGATTTTAATTagcatatttcaattatttattaatttaaaatatattcCGTTGTTTTAAAGCcgaaaataatattgttttaatatgaAGATTGACCACCTAGTTAAGCTAATAAAAGTTTTCCTTAAACGATTTTAATCATCATATTTCAATTAatcaatatttctaaatattttctgttttttttttagccGTAAATTATAATCAGCATATTTCAATTAATCATTATTTCAAAACATCGTATACCGTTTTTTTAAAACcgaaaataatattgttttaatatagAAACTGACCAAATTTCACGAGAAACCAATTATCCTTTTTGGTAAAAGTAATAAGTTATTTGAGAAATTTTAGGAGTATATGTATGATAGCGACCAtctgtatgtatgataacggcTAACCTAGAATACGgggtaaaattatatgaaaaagttGTTTTTACGTAGGAAAGTTTTACCCATCCGCAACTATAATAAAACCGAGTGTTAGGGGAGTTGCAGGGGCCTGTtagccccccattaggtaagtaggtaaggatgcgGCTTgtaggcttgtaggttaggttagggtggaaagtttAGGTTACTTGGTGTCCATTATCAAAACCATgcgagaggaactggccgctgatatacaaaggctcctcctCCTGAAActaaatcatttagaaaaaaaaaaattcacaagtgAAGCTACCAAGGATGTTACCTAGTTAACCGAAGgttcttcaatattattattgttactggggtgtatgtatgatgacggtcaTACCCCCAATAACTCTTACTTTCAACCATATTGCTAAGAATATGGTAGTCTAAGGGGGGTAACAGCTGGGCATTAGCCTCCCTGTTATGTAAGTAGGAAAGGACATGGctggttttattataattatagatGGAAAAAGCTTTTCTTCTAGAAAACAGGTGTTTcctatagaatattattattattattattattattacttactaagctacaaccctagttggaaaagcagtatgctataagcccaggggctccaacagggaaaatagctcagtgcggaaaggaaaaaaggaaaataaaatattctaagaagagtaacaacaataaatatctcctatataaactataaaaactttaacaaaacaagaggaagagaaataagataggagagtgtgctcgagtgtaccctcaagcaagagaactctaacccaagacagtgaaaggccatggtacagaggctatggcactacccaagactagagaacagtggtttgattttggagtgtccttctccttctccttctccttctcctagaaggcttTGCTGAAACCAGGATTTTGGGGTGCCTTACCACATGTGTAAGGAGAGCCAACAGCAAAGTTGAAATTCACTTTATGTACAAGAGAAgcagtaaaaaaaatattgtactgtacacatcttattcttcttctttgtctgcatcttttcccacttttaaaggtttaaaggttttaaaggtcgctcatgaatggcagaggtaagggacagtgacattgccctagcaatcaggacaataccctagagactgaccatatattatatgatcagcgcccaagcctcctctccacccaagctaggaccaggaagggccaggcagtggctgctgatgactcagcagatagacctataggctcccccaaaccccccaacattagctcacaaggatggtaaggtttcagacactaatggcactaacgagtcttagcgggactcgaacccccgactgggaaacaccaggcagagacgttaccaatcaggccaggggtcgatgtttctgacaaagaagaagaatgagatgtGTACAATATTTTTTCTACTGCTTCTCTTGTACATAAAGTGAATTTCAGCTTTGCTGTTGGCTCTCCTTAGACATGTGGTAAGGCACCCAAAAAACCTGGTTTCAGCAAACTATTGGAATTTTCATACCAGTTTGTCTAGCTTTAAATCCTTTCATTCACGCTAGAACTTCCAAGAAAATTTCCTGGCCATAAACAAGTTAATTTAGATGTATTACAGTGGGGGGACAGGTGTGTGGTAATATTACTAGAAACAGGAGATTGAATAGGTAAAATATCAATTAGATTAGACAcctcctagcctaacctaaccattTTTAACTTAATGTGAGCTAATATTTCACCTGATTTTGGAAGTGGACTTCATTTCCCCTGGAAAGTATACTTGTGTCAACCCTGCCATTTTCCCGCAGATATTTTGGAGCCTGTTGCAATATTAGAAAGTATAACAATCAAAAAAGGATGCCGTCACCAGCTATACCGCAGAACGCTTCAAGTTCTCCCGTGTTAACGAAACATCCCGATATTTCAAGTATTGGAAATTCCATGTATTCCTCCGTCACAGATGGTGGAATGACGGAGAATGACGTTAAAAAGGCTGTTGGTGATATATCTGATAAATTTACTGAAGCCATGGAGTTGATGAACGATGCAGTAAGTTGacatattatttttcaatattaaacttacccgataatcatgtagctgtcaactccgttgcccgacagaaatctaaggagggatacgccagctatcacaatactagaagggggtgtactaacagcgccacctgtggccaggtactcaagtacttcttgttgacacctcctcaattattcctctgtcgtgcctccggctagacgttctgggatacgcttatggtcttcgagtttattctcgcttatttggtgatgtattctctttgatttacggctgtcgcattactagaaaccttctgatattagctagatagcttttatttaattcagtttaacggttaacgaatttttgcttgttttttggatctccctttgacttctcttgaaaacaaaatgtctgacatttcgcaagccccctcccatagacgttgtaggtcttgcaatagacgtattccgaaggtctcggtagatcctcacaccgcttgttctgactgtagggacagaccctgtcagttagaaaatcgatgtgaggaatgcgccggtctttcggaattggattttgtccgacttttaaagtattcttctaagttagagagaattagagctag
The genomic region above belongs to Palaemon carinicauda isolate YSFRI2023 chromosome 45, ASM3689809v2, whole genome shotgun sequence and contains:
- the LOC137634642 gene encoding uncharacterized protein produces the protein MNFSLQQAWPIIRNGQRLRVRSQQYVRQIRYFGACCNIRKYNNQKRMPSPAIPQNASSSPVLTKHPDISSIGNSMYSSVTDGGMTENDVKKAVGDISDKFTEAMELMNDARSSLGTVYFSEDVIDTQAQVKETLDDYNNLLPRLSEKQRKNVIQSIGLKMEELKAQLSLLEDLAKE